Proteins from one Lolium rigidum isolate FL_2022 unplaced genomic scaffold, APGP_CSIRO_Lrig_0.1 contig_26598_1, whole genome shotgun sequence genomic window:
- the LOC124680719 gene encoding ubiquitin-conjugating enzyme E2 32, with protein MAATGKFNRSNPAVKRILQEVKEMQSNPSPDFMALPLEEDIFEWQFAILGPRDSEFEGGIYHGRIQLPSDYPFKPPSFMLLTPSGRFETQKKICLSISNYHPEHWQPSWSVRTALVALIAFMPTNPGGALGSLDYKKEDRRALAIKARETPPKFGSPERQRVIDEIHEQMLSKAPAVPQAPAVPQLLTNGSDEETNKLTPPDVSGEHAGNAAEGVNTLGSSSGSATTDLPKPDSESEVAENIIEPQSDVIPRDSSPRVVVAQQNPVVTIQKPKHDRLLTLAAFGLTLAIMALVIKKFFKINGLAGYIEGKF; from the exons ATGGCGGCCACGGGCAAGTTCAACCGGAGCAACCCGGCAGTGAAGCGGATCCTGCAGGAGGTCAAGGAGATGCAGTCCAATCCCTCGCCGGACTTCATGGCCCTCCCCCTCGAG GAGGACATTTTCGAGTGGCAATTTGCCATCCTGGGCCCACGAGACAGCGAGTTTGAGGGAGGAATCTACCACGGGAGGATTCAGTTGCCCTCGGACTACCCGTTCAAGCCACCGTCCTTCATGCTGCTCACG CCAAGTGGAAGATTTGAGACTCAGAAGAAGATATGTTTGAGCATATCAAATTACCACCCCGAGCATTGGCAGCCATCATGGAGTG TTCGCACAGCACTAGTAGCGTTAATTGCATTCATGCCTACAAATCCTGGTGGGGCATTGGGTTCGCTGGACTACAAAAAGGAAGATAGACGAGCACTAGCTATCAAAGCGCGTGAAACACCACCAAAGTTTGGCTCCCCAGAACGCCAAAGAGTAATTGATGAG ATCCATGAGCAAATGCTCAGTAAAGCTCCAGCTGTTCCTCAAGCTCCAGCTGTTCCTCAATTGCTGACAAATGGCTCTGACGAGGAGACCAACAAGTTAACCCCTCCAGATGTTTCTGGTGAACATGCTGGCAATGCAGCTGAAGGTGTCAACACTTTAGGCTCAAGCTCTGGCTCTGCTACTACTGACCTTCCAAAGCCTGATTCGGAGTCGGAAGTTGCAGAGAACATTATCGAACCTCAGTCAGATGTAATCCCCAGAGACAGCAGTCCAAGAGTTGTTGTGGCACAACAGAATCCCGTTGTTACAATCCAGAAGCCAAAGCATGACAGGCTATTGACGTTGGCTGCATTTGGGCTGACTCTTGCTATTATGGCCCTTGTGATAAAGAAGTTCTTCAAAATCAATGGTCTGGCCGGTTACATCGAGGGCAAGTTTTAG